The proteins below are encoded in one region of Acidithiobacillus ferrooxidans ATCC 23270:
- a CDS encoding helix-turn-helix domain-containing protein, with translation MEASQRAVPAILLALTDEQEARNLSWALSIHYECIIVSSGAEALRLAGTHHVDAIICDAQLEDMSGAQCLFDFRTQQPTAIRFLCGLGTDSSEFADALHVAAVYEYLRKPLFPDLVALSLKRAMEYREISREHRQPIHNLPRQPFSKDADSNPSQTEGGTLKEHTESLERGMVISALKRFHGNQSRAAKALGLSRVGLANKIKRYAIDIERT, from the coding sequence ATGGAAGCAAGCCAGCGTGCGGTTCCAGCCATTTTGTTGGCCCTGACGGACGAGCAGGAAGCCCGCAACCTGAGCTGGGCGCTGTCCATACACTATGAATGCATCATCGTCTCCAGTGGCGCCGAGGCGCTGCGCCTCGCCGGTACACATCATGTGGATGCCATCATCTGCGACGCGCAACTGGAGGATATGTCGGGCGCCCAGTGCCTCTTCGACTTCCGCACCCAGCAACCGACGGCGATAAGATTTCTGTGTGGCCTGGGTACGGACTCCAGCGAGTTTGCCGACGCCCTGCATGTGGCCGCTGTCTACGAATACCTGCGCAAGCCGCTGTTCCCGGATCTGGTGGCACTGAGCCTGAAGCGGGCGATGGAATACCGTGAAATCTCCCGCGAGCATCGCCAACCCATCCACAACTTACCCAGACAACCGTTTTCCAAGGATGCCGACTCGAATCCAAGCCAAACGGAAGGTGGCACATTAAAGGAACATACGGAAAGTCTGGAACGCGGCATGGTCATCTCCGCACTGAAACGCTTCCACGGCAATCAAAGTCGCGCCGCCAAGGCGCTTGGCCTTTCCCGGGTAGGCCTGGCCAACAAAATCAAGCGTTACGCCATTGATATAGAGAGAACCTGA
- a CDS encoding IS607-like element ISAfe11 family transposase, giving the protein MSKAYSMGEFAKRIGRSAQTVRRWEREGKLVAKRLPSGHRYFDESDVRRMLGGAPENRATIVYCRVSSAGQKDDLASQVDAMETYCRGAGIAVDEWVQEIGGGMNFKRKRFLGILDRMQRGEIGKLLVAHKDRLVRFGYDLIMHLATENGCEIVVVNQNSLSPQQEMVEDLLSIVHTFSCRLYGMRKYKKQLREDYPEYKVAEPKELLQ; this is encoded by the coding sequence ATGAGCAAAGCATACAGCATGGGTGAATTCGCAAAACGTATCGGTCGGTCGGCCCAGACGGTTCGACGGTGGGAGCGTGAAGGCAAATTGGTCGCCAAGCGTCTTCCATCTGGACATCGTTACTTCGACGAATCGGATGTGCGGCGCATGCTGGGCGGAGCCCCTGAAAACCGAGCCACAATCGTCTATTGCCGCGTGAGCAGTGCCGGGCAAAAAGACGATCTGGCCTCGCAGGTGGACGCAATGGAAACCTATTGCCGTGGTGCTGGTATTGCCGTGGACGAATGGGTTCAGGAGATTGGCGGCGGCATGAACTTCAAGCGCAAGCGTTTTCTCGGCATCCTGGACCGTATGCAACGCGGCGAAATTGGAAAACTACTGGTGGCGCACAAAGATCGACTGGTGCGATTTGGGTACGATCTCATTATGCATCTGGCTACTGAAAATGGCTGTGAAATCGTGGTTGTTAACCAAAATTCCTTGTCTCCGCAACAGGAGATGGTTGAAGACTTGCTCTCCATTGTTCATACCTTCAGTTGCCGATTATATGGGATGCGTAAATACAAGAAACAATTGCGGGAAGATTATCCGGAATACAAGGTGGCAGAACCCAAGGAACTTTTGCAATGA
- a CDS encoding transposase translates to MQKVRKAIAARNGDEAERKRLFTLLRNDQWLTDNFLHRQMRKHFRHGKSSVANQFVVRSDKYATEVVDGHLVIVIHIAAKYGAPIRLTTTSSGKNVTLSGSNLRVVVKDGFTEIHYAATKGDGRLCGDQMMGIDKGYTEAFTDSDGVAHGEAFGAVLTEYSDQTSATGKARNKLYALEKKHREAGRIVKADHIKRCNLGRIKIDGRRDHTRKRLRTIAFQAAHTIVDKATVVVSEDLTSPIAKKQVWKQYNRRMSAWAKGVLADALDSVCTQRQAEHRLVNAAYTSQMDSVTGLLEGKRVADKFYRANGDVLQADHNAALNVLRRYEDTEITRFTPHQEVRRILLARSPAQLSVKRHELQAKTYQPCADKSSVQVCTGL, encoded by the coding sequence ATGCAAAAAGTGCGCAAAGCCATTGCCGCTCGCAATGGGGATGAGGCTGAACGCAAACGACTTTTTACGTTGCTGCGTAACGACCAATGGCTCACCGACAATTTTTTGCACCGCCAGATGCGCAAGCATTTCCGGCATGGAAAGTCATCCGTTGCCAACCAGTTCGTGGTCCGGTCAGACAAATACGCTACGGAAGTCGTGGACGGTCATCTGGTGATTGTCATTCATATCGCGGCGAAGTACGGCGCTCCAATCCGATTGACCACCACGTCCAGCGGCAAGAACGTCACTCTGTCGGGCAGCAACCTTCGGGTGGTGGTCAAGGATGGATTTACGGAGATCCACTATGCCGCCACCAAAGGCGATGGGCGGCTTTGTGGTGATCAAATGATGGGCATCGACAAAGGTTATACGGAAGCCTTCACGGATTCCGATGGTGTTGCGCATGGGGAAGCCTTCGGTGCGGTGCTGACGGAATATAGTGATCAGACATCAGCGACGGGTAAAGCGCGAAACAAACTCTACGCTTTGGAAAAGAAGCATCGGGAAGCGGGACGCATCGTTAAAGCGGATCACATCAAACGCTGCAACCTCGGGCGTATCAAGATAGACGGGCGTAGAGACCATACCCGCAAGCGGTTACGCACCATCGCTTTCCAGGCGGCTCACACGATTGTGGATAAGGCGACTGTAGTGGTCTCAGAAGATTTAACCTCTCCCATTGCCAAAAAGCAGGTATGGAAGCAATACAACAGACGTATGAGTGCATGGGCCAAAGGCGTGCTCGCCGATGCCCTGGACTCTGTATGTACGCAGCGGCAGGCGGAACATCGCTTGGTGAATGCAGCCTATACATCGCAAATGGACTCGGTGACGGGCTTGCTGGAAGGCAAGCGCGTGGCCGATAAATTTTACCGTGCGAACGGGGATGTGCTCCAGGCTGACCACAATGCTGCGTTGAACGTGCTGAGAAGGTACGAAGATACCGAGATCACTCGGTTCACTCCCCACCAGGAAGTCCGACGTATTCTTCTGGCACGATCTCCGGCGCAACTGAGCGTCAAGAGGCACGAGTTGCAGGCGAAAACCTATCAACCGTGTGCGGATAAATCCTCTGTACAGGTTTGTACAGGTTTATAG
- a CDS encoding DUF4942 domain-containing protein, which produces MNADLILTTSVPAMIEARETIREKVMGAFVLLNESMGLEKTASMEQYSVLESFMSSGRGYYFTLSNPGESTDSAMKQVDARFWRSLLDQSGIRAFMSARRQEDLDGQISRAATPPFEMDAIKATFADLYEKRTDMMEEGIIDLFRRLSWDYRTNNPLCIGRKIIVSNIINSYGSVSSNTADVLDDLIRILSVYDGKPIPEHRNGMYQAMTEGPMRVRSEVETEYFHMKIYKKGTGHIVFHDKALPLLDQCNRVIARHYPHALAAMDGRD; this is translated from the coding sequence ATGAACGCAGACCTGATTTTGACCACATCCGTCCCTGCCATGATCGAAGCGCGGGAAACCATCCGGGAGAAAGTGATGGGGGCCTTCGTGCTCCTGAACGAATCCATGGGCCTGGAGAAAACCGCCTCCATGGAGCAATATTCCGTGTTGGAAAGCTTCATGTCCAGCGGCAGAGGGTATTACTTCACCTTGTCCAATCCTGGGGAATCTACCGATTCCGCCATGAAACAGGTGGACGCCAGATTCTGGCGCTCACTGTTGGACCAGTCTGGCATTCGTGCCTTTATGTCCGCGCGACGGCAAGAAGATCTGGACGGGCAAATCAGCCGGGCGGCAACCCCACCCTTCGAGATGGATGCCATCAAGGCAACATTCGCCGATTTGTATGAGAAGCGTACAGACATGATGGAGGAGGGCATCATTGATTTGTTTCGCCGCCTGTCCTGGGATTACCGGACGAATAACCCATTGTGTATTGGGCGCAAGATCATCGTTTCCAACATCATCAACTCCTATGGGAGCGTCAGCTCGAATACGGCAGACGTTCTGGACGACCTGATCCGGATTCTTTCCGTCTATGACGGCAAGCCCATTCCAGAGCACCGGAATGGCATGTACCAGGCGATGACCGAAGGACCCATGCGGGTCCGCAGCGAAGTGGAAACGGAATATTTCCACATGAAGATATACAAAAAGGGGACCGGACATATTGTTTTCCATGACAAAGCTCTGCCATTGTTGGATCAGTGCAACCGAGTGATCGCGCGCCATTATCCGCACGCTCTGGCGGCTATGGACGGGAGGGATTAA
- a CDS encoding DUF1281 family ferredoxin-like fold protein, with product MPNHTSNILNITGPKPLLDEIRAKHFRVPEGKTEPCLDFDTIIPMPKDLADTVEGSGIAWGMDILNGKFDHLIRLAKDHPDDPLPEDLDIPTAIAIGLDWCPDVIEAGFQGVRNLENYHAKSWYGWSVNNWGTKWNAYWGSINDPAEPFIEAAYSTAWSPGSEAIDALAAMYPGAEFEHHFLDEGGGFAGTREYSAGELVSDTDIDWTFHARNTFGMDTEEEEDEEETTEDVPEPDPATRMGMKPDSPWAF from the coding sequence ATGCCGAACCACACCAGCAATATTCTGAACATCACCGGGCCCAAGCCGCTTCTGGACGAAATCCGGGCAAAGCACTTCCGGGTTCCAGAGGGCAAAACAGAACCGTGTCTTGATTTCGACACCATAATCCCGATGCCCAAAGATCTGGCCGATACAGTAGAGGGCTCAGGCATTGCTTGGGGAATGGATATCCTCAATGGAAAATTTGATCACCTTATTCGTCTGGCAAAGGATCATCCGGACGATCCCCTGCCGGAGGATCTGGATATTCCTACAGCCATTGCCATTGGGCTGGATTGGTGCCCGGATGTTATCGAGGCTGGTTTCCAGGGTGTTCGCAACCTGGAGAACTACCATGCCAAATCCTGGTACGGTTGGTCGGTCAATAACTGGGGCACCAAATGGAACGCCTATTGGGGATCCATCAATGATCCGGCAGAGCCCTTCATCGAGGCTGCATATTCCACAGCTTGGTCCCCGGGAAGCGAGGCCATCGACGCTCTGGCCGCGATGTATCCCGGCGCGGAGTTTGAGCACCACTTTCTGGATGAAGGCGGTGGCTTTGCTGGCACACGGGAATACAGTGCCGGCGAATTGGTTTCCGATACGGACATAGATTGGACATTCCATGCCCGGAACACCTTTGGGATGGACACTGAGGAGGAGGAAGACGAGGAGGAGACCACGGAAGACGTGCCAGAACCAGATCCAGCAACACGGATGGGGATGAAACCTGATAGCCCCTGGGCCTTCTAG
- a CDS encoding YqaJ viral recombinase family nuclease, whose product MKLIDDMDQNTDAWLEWRQSGLGGSDAPIIMGVSPFKKPRTLWAEKLGAEREPINEFQEAIMQRGHDLEPYARDAVNDMLGEFFVPMCGEHDQHPWMLTSFDGVSENGETILEIKCPGELGYQSVVESDQVPEHYWPQVQHQLAVSGAARCIFAVYRPEISPEPHLIEVFPDLAYIEGLIRIERGFWEAVANRDFRRYEDAIDEEMPDGFAALAAKFRSLDAQMAALSAEQATVKAALLEYLPDLGRIQGCGVEVSKSSSKGQVDWKLFLQDLGIDTREGELYRKEGSIRESVKVIAVEESTAKPVEWAF is encoded by the coding sequence ATGAAACTGATCGATGATATGGACCAGAACACCGACGCCTGGCTGGAGTGGCGTCAAAGCGGTCTGGGCGGATCCGACGCCCCGATCATCATGGGCGTCAGCCCTTTCAAGAAACCGCGCACGCTCTGGGCGGAGAAGCTGGGAGCGGAGCGGGAACCCATCAACGAGTTCCAGGAGGCCATTATGCAACGCGGCCATGACCTGGAGCCATACGCCAGGGATGCCGTGAACGACATGCTGGGGGAGTTCTTCGTTCCCATGTGTGGCGAGCACGACCAACACCCCTGGATGCTGACATCCTTTGATGGTGTCTCCGAAAATGGAGAAACCATCCTGGAGATCAAGTGCCCTGGTGAACTGGGTTACCAATCCGTTGTGGAGAGCGACCAGGTGCCAGAGCATTACTGGCCGCAAGTGCAACACCAGCTTGCGGTGTCCGGCGCTGCCCGATGCATCTTCGCCGTCTATCGACCGGAGATCAGCCCGGAGCCGCATCTGATCGAGGTGTTTCCGGATCTGGCCTATATCGAAGGACTGATCCGCATCGAGCGGGGATTCTGGGAGGCGGTTGCCAATCGGGATTTCCGACGGTACGAGGACGCCATTGACGAGGAGATGCCGGATGGCTTCGCGGCGCTGGCGGCCAAGTTCCGTTCTCTGGATGCTCAGATGGCGGCTCTCAGCGCGGAACAGGCCACGGTCAAAGCGGCGCTGCTGGAGTATCTGCCAGACCTTGGGCGTATCCAGGGGTGCGGGGTGGAGGTGTCCAAATCGTCGTCAAAGGGTCAGGTTGACTGGAAGCTCTTCCTGCAGGATCTCGGCATTGATACCAGGGAAGGTGAGCTGTATCGGAAAGAAGGGTCTATCCGTGAGTCTGTCAAGGTGATTGCCGTTGAAGAATCCACGGCAAAACCCGTCGAATGGGCCTTCTAG
- a CDS encoding ParM/StbA family protein, which produces MTCLGMDVGHSSVKLSWRCPDGKVVKLMIPSVVIPAMRITDKTAADTALDDTVDVAGNTYFIGNTALHEVGNLRVSGLHDRWLDMKEFRALVQGAIDKVTRNAGKIERIVTGLPASTFHEQQLKMRNIVSACLDTQIRVLPEPNGIYLQHMIGLEGGVRKDRVVNAGIVAIGRYTTDFMALLDGRWVEGVAGSCSGMSRAANLLLKQLKNEGLDVDYLDADDALWKREIRNYGKTVDVSRDADRALSILGSEIFDSASARFGDVGRKLEKIFVGGGGADLLIGELTEYWPQAELVEDPRFAVAEGFRRLGESL; this is translated from the coding sequence ATGACGTGCCTGGGAATGGATGTGGGTCACTCTTCGGTAAAGCTGTCCTGGAGATGTCCTGACGGCAAGGTGGTCAAGCTGATGATCCCATCGGTGGTGATCCCCGCCATGCGGATTACGGACAAGACGGCGGCGGACACGGCGCTGGATGATACGGTGGACGTGGCCGGCAATACCTACTTCATCGGCAACACGGCCTTGCATGAGGTGGGCAATTTGCGGGTTTCCGGTCTGCACGACCGCTGGTTAGACATGAAGGAATTCCGTGCGCTTGTCCAGGGCGCCATCGACAAGGTAACGCGGAACGCCGGCAAGATAGAGCGTATTGTGACCGGCCTGCCCGCCTCCACCTTCCATGAACAACAACTCAAGATGCGGAACATCGTCAGCGCCTGTCTGGATACGCAAATCCGGGTCTTGCCGGAGCCGAACGGCATCTACCTGCAACACATGATTGGTCTGGAGGGCGGCGTTCGCAAGGATCGCGTGGTCAACGCCGGTATTGTGGCCATCGGCCGGTACACTACCGACTTCATGGCGTTGCTGGATGGAAGGTGGGTAGAGGGCGTGGCGGGATCCTGCAGCGGTATGAGCCGGGCTGCCAACCTGTTGCTGAAGCAGTTGAAGAACGAAGGCCTCGACGTGGATTATCTGGATGCCGACGATGCATTATGGAAAAGGGAAATCCGGAACTATGGCAAAACCGTGGATGTGAGCCGGGATGCCGATCGTGCCCTCTCCATCCTGGGATCGGAAATCTTCGATAGCGCATCCGCGCGGTTTGGTGACGTGGGGCGCAAGCTGGAGAAGATCTTTGTCGGCGGCGGCGGCGCTGATTTGCTGATCGGCGAGCTCACGGAATACTGGCCACAGGCGGAATTGGTGGAAGACCCCCGCTTTGCCGTGGCGGAGGGGTTCCGGCGCCTTGGGGAGTCGCTGTGA
- a CDS encoding YbjQ family protein, which translates to MIVVSSEHIYGETIVTSLGTVSGTAICSRSQAGNFLGKLRAIAGGRMSGYEKIMREARDAAIAEMIADAKKNGADAIVAFRIANGGMTVGDDDEFVEVLAYGTAVQIKKSV; encoded by the coding sequence ATGATCGTCGTGTCGTCGGAACATATTTACGGAGAAACCATCGTTACCAGTCTGGGCACGGTGAGCGGGACCGCCATTTGTTCCCGCTCCCAGGCGGGTAATTTTCTCGGGAAACTCAGGGCCATCGCCGGCGGGCGCATGTCCGGGTATGAAAAGATCATGCGGGAAGCCCGGGACGCGGCCATTGCGGAAATGATCGCGGACGCGAAAAAGAACGGTGCCGATGCCATTGTCGCCTTTCGTATTGCGAACGGTGGAATGACGGTTGGCGACGACGATGAGTTTGTTGAAGTGTTGGCTTATGGAACGGCGGTGCAGATCAAAAAATCTGTCTAA
- a CDS encoding antA/AntB antirepressor family protein, which yields MERNPLVITEKAVGRRSEKTVNARDLHAFLEVGRDFTNWIKNRIKQWGFVEGKDYIRLEGLISPILASKGRKENVCSPVLASKGRGGHNVTEYALTLDMAKHLSMIERSRRGHEAREYFIECERRYRGLREQTAPVPPDTTRTPEELASLLHLYAASVKAHKANGLNQFQAVLGARRVLLKQYQFDINHHLILNDVEYLARVGMVSNEREKQDRRFWFPDEIDDGPNTTH from the coding sequence ATGGAACGTAATCCCTTGGTGATTACCGAGAAAGCGGTTGGTCGCCGCAGCGAAAAGACCGTGAACGCTCGCGACCTGCATGCATTCCTGGAGGTCGGGCGTGACTTTACGAACTGGATCAAAAACCGGATCAAACAGTGGGGATTTGTGGAGGGGAAGGATTACATTCGCCTTGAAGGTTTGATCTCCCCCATTTTGGCGAGCAAAGGCCGGAAAGAAAATGTTTGCTCGCCCGTTTTGGCGAGCAAAGGTCGTGGTGGACATAATGTCACGGAATACGCCCTGACCCTCGACATGGCCAAGCACCTGTCGATGATCGAGCGGTCACGGAGGGGACACGAAGCCCGCGAATACTTTATCGAATGCGAGCGCCGGTACCGTGGGCTCAGGGAGCAAACCGCGCCGGTTCCGCCGGATACCACCAGGACCCCGGAAGAGTTGGCCTCACTGTTGCACTTGTACGCGGCGTCCGTGAAGGCCCACAAAGCCAATGGCTTAAATCAGTTCCAGGCCGTGCTGGGCGCGCGTCGGGTGCTGCTGAAACAGTATCAGTTCGATATTAATCATCATTTGATTCTGAATGATGTGGAGTATTTGGCACGGGTCGGGATGGTGTCGAACGAGCGCGAGAAACAAGATCGCCGTTTCTGGTTTCCCGACGAGATTGATGATGGTCCGAACACCACTCACTAA
- a CDS encoding DUF6878 family protein, with protein sequence MQEKDFTRIITAMRATGACSLRAEYHGSGDSMDSFTMSFADGQGNDLSLPKEVASDIQNQLYDLLVGDHEGWENNEGGYGEISLDLDDGVPTMDWDHYDYVVDTSLTSHSFGDD encoded by the coding sequence ATGCAGGAAAAAGACTTCACCCGCATCATCACCGCCATGCGCGCGACGGGCGCCTGTAGCCTTCGTGCGGAGTACCACGGGAGCGGCGACTCCATGGACAGCTTCACCATGTCGTTCGCGGATGGACAAGGAAATGACCTTTCCCTGCCCAAAGAAGTGGCCAGCGACATCCAGAATCAGTTGTATGATTTGTTGGTCGGAGATCACGAAGGGTGGGAAAACAACGAAGGGGGATACGGGGAAATCAGCCTCGATCTGGATGACGGCGTCCCGACCATGGATTGGGACCACTACGATTACGTGGTGGACACCAGCCTGACCAGCCACAGCTTCGGAGATGACTAA
- a CDS encoding phosphoadenosine phosphosulfate reductase domain-containing protein produces the protein MNHLCQESPLYDGECLARSNAPDLDSYDHILVAFSGGKDSMACLLHLLELGVSRKRLELWHHRIDGADGALMDWPVTEDYCSTIAAHFCLPIFFSWKEGGFEREMLRDRSPTAPIHFEAPDGLHTIGGLGPQGTRQKFPQVSGNLAVRWCSAYLKIDVAAAAIRNDPRFVGKRTLVVTGERAEESPGRAKYATFEAHKADRRAGKALRHVDHWRPVHAWAEAEVWDIIRRHKVNPHPAYWLGFGRVSCMKCIFGSPNQWASIRAIDPDGLRAIAQYEEIFGVTIHRTQSVTDRANQGQPYPMVSSKWRDIAMRKRYSEPVFLDHWEYPDGAFGESVGPT, from the coding sequence ATGAACCACCTTTGTCAGGAATCACCTTTATATGATGGCGAATGCCTCGCCAGATCGAACGCGCCGGATCTCGACAGCTACGATCACATTCTTGTCGCCTTCTCTGGTGGCAAGGACTCCATGGCATGCCTGCTTCATTTGCTGGAGTTGGGCGTAAGCAGAAAACGCCTGGAACTTTGGCACCATCGGATTGATGGTGCCGACGGTGCCCTTATGGACTGGCCGGTGACCGAGGATTATTGCTCTACCATCGCCGCCCACTTCTGCCTCCCGATTTTCTTTTCCTGGAAGGAAGGCGGTTTTGAACGGGAGATGTTGCGGGATCGCTCGCCCACCGCTCCCATCCACTTTGAGGCGCCCGATGGCCTGCACACCATCGGCGGGCTCGGGCCCCAGGGCACCCGGCAAAAGTTCCCCCAGGTTTCTGGGAACCTTGCGGTACGCTGGTGCTCGGCATATCTCAAGATCGACGTCGCTGCGGCCGCTATCCGTAACGACCCGCGCTTTGTTGGGAAACGCACCTTGGTAGTCACTGGCGAGCGCGCGGAGGAATCCCCCGGGCGTGCCAAGTACGCCACTTTCGAGGCCCACAAGGCCGATCGAAGGGCGGGCAAGGCGCTGCGGCATGTGGACCATTGGCGCCCCGTCCACGCATGGGCGGAGGCCGAAGTATGGGACATTATCCGGCGCCACAAGGTGAACCCGCACCCAGCCTACTGGCTTGGTTTTGGCCGGGTGTCCTGTATGAAGTGCATCTTCGGCAGCCCGAATCAATGGGCTTCCATCCGTGCCATTGATCCCGATGGTCTTCGTGCCATTGCTCAGTATGAGGAGATCTTCGGCGTCACCATCCACCGTACCCAATCGGTAACGGACCGTGCGAATCAGGGCCAACCGTACCCCATGGTTTCCAGCAAGTGGCGTGATATCGCCATGCGCAAGCGCTATTCCGAGCCTGTATTCCTGGATCATTGGGAATACCCGGATGGCGCATTTGGCGAAAGCGTTGGTCCAACCTAG
- a CDS encoding CysB family HTH-type transcriptional regulator: MNLQQLRFICAVVRQNFNASAAADSLYTSQPGVSKQIQLLEEEINVALFVRKGKRIIGMTPAGEQIFTFAQRVVGDIENIRKVGQEFSQGDRGEFVIATTHTQARYSLPRAIKTFTERYPGVQLRLRQGNPTQVAEMLAAGEADVAVATESLNSYAGLVALPCYQWNRVVITPTGHPLLQSQPLTLEAVAAHPIVTYDQAFAGRSLIDKTFANHGLSPNIVLSAIDSDVIKAYVELGLGIGIVAQMAYDPVRDTKLEVIDASHLFDPSTTYLALRQGTYLRGYLYTFIALYAPHLDRNTVDQALDSTVASRALLAPGGSA, translated from the coding sequence ATGAACCTGCAACAGCTTCGTTTCATCTGCGCGGTGGTGCGCCAGAACTTCAATGCGTCGGCCGCCGCCGATAGCCTGTATACCTCACAACCGGGGGTGAGCAAACAGATCCAACTCCTCGAAGAGGAGATCAATGTGGCGCTTTTCGTGCGCAAAGGGAAGCGCATCATCGGAATGACCCCGGCGGGTGAGCAGATATTCACTTTTGCACAGCGGGTAGTCGGCGATATCGAGAATATCCGAAAAGTAGGTCAGGAGTTTTCTCAGGGCGATCGTGGGGAATTTGTGATCGCCACCACCCATACTCAAGCCCGATACAGCTTGCCCAGGGCGATAAAGACCTTTACGGAACGCTACCCAGGGGTTCAGTTGCGCCTGCGCCAGGGCAATCCTACCCAGGTCGCGGAGATGCTTGCGGCGGGGGAGGCAGACGTGGCGGTCGCAACGGAGTCGTTGAATTCCTACGCGGGCCTTGTCGCCCTGCCCTGCTATCAGTGGAATCGCGTCGTTATCACACCCACCGGCCATCCGCTGCTGCAAAGCCAGCCACTGACGCTGGAAGCAGTCGCCGCCCATCCCATAGTAACCTACGACCAGGCCTTTGCAGGGCGCTCCCTGATCGACAAGACTTTCGCCAATCACGGCCTGTCCCCCAACATCGTGCTTTCCGCCATAGACTCCGATGTCATCAAGGCGTATGTGGAACTGGGGTTGGGGATAGGCATCGTCGCCCAAATGGCTTATGACCCTGTACGGGACACAAAACTGGAGGTGATCGATGCGAGTCACCTGTTCGATCCCAGCACCACCTACCTGGCCTTGAGGCAGGGAACCTATTTACGCGGGTATCTATACACCTTCATAGCGTTATACGCGCCACACCTCGATCGCAACACGGTGGATCAGGCCCTGGATTCCACAGTTGCTTCCAGGGCGTTATTGGCGCCAGGTGGTAGCGCCTGA
- a CDS encoding AAA family ATPase — MATATPTIDLGVTFGIPALAGKQFPAKGLTDPGVPEIISNYVFRLPLLRKALIWMDGKAGRSIYLAGPAGSGKTSLAEQMAARLGWICTTLSCNVRTERADIVGYMGLDAGSTRFIPGPLVRAMRNGEMIVFDEGDALPPSITITLNRVLEGSPLVIPETGEVIHPHKDFRIAFTGNTRGRGDETGTYRARNVQDAAVLDRFLFLEVGYPTQDEENDILVGKFGTALPDEIREILLKTAQESRAAFIGGELSAPISTRGLVRISELVKSGIFSATNEPLWEAMCFGFADGLTEGEKSGLRSIMKLG; from the coding sequence ATGGCAACGGCAACACCTACAATAGATCTTGGCGTAACCTTTGGCATCCCCGCTCTGGCCGGCAAGCAGTTTCCGGCCAAGGGTCTCACCGATCCCGGCGTTCCCGAGATCATCAGTAATTACGTGTTCCGGCTGCCCTTGCTCCGCAAGGCGCTGATCTGGATGGACGGGAAGGCTGGTCGCAGCATCTACCTCGCAGGCCCCGCCGGATCCGGCAAGACCAGCCTCGCGGAGCAGATGGCCGCGCGACTGGGGTGGATCTGCACCACACTGTCGTGCAACGTCCGTACGGAGCGCGCGGATATCGTAGGCTACATGGGACTGGACGCCGGAAGCACCCGCTTCATTCCTGGCCCTTTGGTGCGCGCGATGCGCAACGGGGAGATGATCGTGTTTGATGAAGGCGACGCATTGCCGCCTTCCATCACGATCACCCTCAACAGGGTTCTGGAGGGATCCCCCCTGGTGATTCCTGAAACGGGTGAAGTGATTCACCCGCATAAGGACTTCCGGATCGCGTTCACGGGCAACACCCGTGGACGTGGGGATGAGACGGGTACCTACAGGGCCCGCAACGTACAGGATGCGGCCGTTCTCGACCGGTTCCTGTTCCTGGAGGTTGGATATCCGACCCAGGATGAGGAAAACGACATCCTGGTCGGAAAATTCGGCACGGCCCTTCCGGATGAAATTCGGGAGATCCTGCTGAAGACCGCGCAAGAGAGCCGTGCGGCTTTCATTGGCGGCGAACTGTCCGCGCCGATCTCCACCCGGGGACTGGTTCGGATTTCCGAGTTGGTCAAGAGCGGCATTTTCAGCGCCACGAACGAGCCGCTTTGGGAGGCCATGTGCTTTGGCTTCGCAGACGGGCTGACCGAAGGAGAGAAATCTGGACTCCGCTCCATCATGAAGCTCGGATAA